Below is a genomic region from Miscanthus floridulus cultivar M001 chromosome 1, ASM1932011v1, whole genome shotgun sequence.
agtcttgtgcctagctcttaaattctgtagctgtgaagggggagcctagatctgtgatgatttgattgggcatgccgaagcggtgcataatgtcttggatgaactcgactgctttggttgcgctgtatttcgtgagtggtttatattcaatccacttggtgaacttgttgattgctacaaagatgtactcgaagccgccttttgctttcttcaggggtcctacttgatccatccctcagcaggaaaaaggccaagcgggtgggatgcagacaagattgtgagctggtacatgggcttgtcttgcaaacatttggcaacctttgcattttctgacgagctcttctgcgtctttcaaagcggttggccagtagaatccggtgtgaaatgctttgccaaccagtgtccttgaggcagcatgatttccacagcaacctgagtgtatttcgtctaggatctctttaccttcttgaaatgagacacattttaggagtactcctgatgatgctactcttctgtaaagtctatctcctactagaacgtagttcttgcttctacgaacaacttgggtggcttctgccttatctgctggcaatttgttttctttgatatagtcgatgaaaacttggctccatgaagtgttgattaccaagatctgaacacTTTTAGCCTAAAttccatgtgttgtttcaccgggttgtttgatagagggaactaatagctcttctatgaatacgccgggtggaaccttcgctctgtctgatccaagcttagcaaggacatctgctgcaatgttggaatcacgtaggacgtgtaaaatttctaatccttggaaatgtttttcaagtttccgtatttcagcacagtaagcacccatgttttctttggtgcaatcccaatctttgttgacttggttgatgactactgctgaatcaccgtatacgagtaatctttttattccgagggtaattgccactcgtagcccgtggatgagggcttcatattctgcttcgttatttgtagcttgccataatatctgaaggacgtacttgagttgttttccttctggggAAATGAGGAGgatgcctgcaccggctccgcctagtttgagtgacccatcaaagtacatcttccagtggtcaaggattgtatctgataaaggctgttgaatctctgtccactcggccataaaatcggcaagggcttgagatttgattaccttccgcggggtgaaattgatgttaagagctccgagtttgactgcccactttgatatgcgtcccgttgcatctctattgtgtaagatgtcttcgagcgggaagtctgtcactactgtgatctggtggctttcaaaatagtggcgaagcttgcgtgaagtgatcaatagggcgcagagtagtttttgtacatgcgggtaccgtatctttgattcagataatacttcgctgatgtaatatacaggtcgttgtactttatacacacgttcttcttcttctctttctatgactactgccgtgctgaccacagcagtagtcgtCGTAATATataacatcatgtcttcgtctttccttgggggtgtgagaattggtgaggatgtgaggtatgccttaagtttcttgaaggcTTCGTCGGCCTCCTTTGTCcattcaaacttgtctgtcttctttagtagtttaaagaaaggtaaccccttttcgccgagtcttgatatgaaacggttgagggccaccatgcatcctgttagtttctgtacatctttgatacttctaggtggacccatttctgttatagctcgaatttgcttggtgctggcttcaatcccgcgctgactgaccaaaaatctgagtagttgtcctgaaggaactccgaatacacatttatttgggttcaacttccatctccatctcttcaagttttcgaatgtTTGCTCTAAATCTTCAATcatagtgtctgggttctttgttttcaccactacgtcatccacgtatgcctccacattttcaccgatttgatccccaaggcaagtttagatagctctttggtatgtggcaccggcgttctttagtccaaacgacatggtcttgtaacagtaagcaccgaacggagtaataaaagatgtcttgctctggtcttgttcttttaatgcgatctggtgatagcctgaatagcaatcgagaaaggataatagtgcagaccctgctgttgagtcgactatctggtcaatgcgtggtagcccgaacggatcttttgggcaatgtttgttgagatctgtgtagtcgatgcacatacgccactcgtttgtgttcttctgcacaaggaccgggtttgctagccagtctagataaaggatttctctgatgaatccggctgccatcagttttgtgatttcctttttaatcgctgcttttttgtcgggtgagaatcgtcgtagccgttgctttataggcttggagctttcattaacatcaattctgtgctcagccaactctcttgggacacctggcatgtcggctggctttcaggcgaagatatctttgttgtcccgaagaaagttggtgagcgcgcgttcctattttgccgagaggtgagcactgatagtggccgttttggaggtatcgccagtacccaggtcgatctgcttgacgtcggcttcttttggtggcgtgatgatgctgggctttttagccggtatttctaattcttcttggtttatctctgcagcaattgtggctatttcttttctacttttGTCATCTTGTGCCCTGGCTGCaatctggattgcttgaacatcgcagtcaaaggcGCGTTTCaggtcacttcgaagggaaagtactccattaggccctggcatcttgagcagcaaataCAGGTAATGCGGTATCGCTATGAATTTCGCTAGTGCTGGTCGTCCAAGAATCGCGtggtatgatgactcaaagtccgccacctcaaatttgatgaattccgtacggtagtttgagggtgttccaaaagtgactggtagagtaatttgtccgagcggcatggctgctttcccgggtactattccgtaaaaaggtgtgcttgttggtgtgatcatcccggcgagttgtagtcccatcttccttagtgtttccgaaaagatgatgttgagtccggctcccccatcgattaatactttggtgacagtcataccagcaatagttggatctagaaccagtgaataatggcctgcatttcccacgctagtccattggtcttctctggtaaattggataggatactgtgaccaattgagatatcttggtgtagctggtTCTGCTATCATGATAGtccatagtgctagtttttcttgatgtttgcttctgcaatctggagcccctgagaagatcactgctaccattctcctgggtttttggaatcctttgtcctcgtggttgtcttcgtcttttttctgattgtcctctttggtgttctccttactatcttttcttgcgtatcgatcattgaaagtgtaacaatttccgatggtgtgcctcccattagggtgcaatgggcaacgtatgttttcaatgtcatcatatcttctgggtttggaaaacttctttgatttgtcggccatcgctacggtattgtctggtctacgtttcctttcttgatgtctgctatttcgatgattttgcttgtctgggttgtcctggttgcttctatccggaaacctctctcgtgttttttcttctacagtaatcatcttttccactgttcgcctgaattcttcattgtttctcggattttctttgtagaaatcttgaaattaccacctagccatgattccgtgagagaaagcttcaattacttctcgttcggtgatgtcatgcacttgagcccgtagttcaCCGAATCGTCGAtaataatttctgagactttcgcctctcttttgcttgagtcctttcagttctgcatgagtgattgggtgtgtaatgattcctgcaaaattttcgcaaaaagctctttgcaagtcctcccaatttctgatagatcctggatttaacttgttgaaccattggaggggcatagtttctagtgccatgggaaagaataaggttttgatatcgtcgtctcctccggctagttcaattgattgtgaatatattctgagccattgccttggttcggttttgccatcatacttggagtggttagacggtttgaatttgtgaggtaatcgtactgatGCCAACCTGTTcgtgaaacaggggaatctgtcgtgcgctctggcttctttgaattcggattcggctccTTCTTCTagccaagtgttgttttgatgggaataagtctgcgaggctgtctgggtaggcaccctactcctggtcttccttggttgttcaaattggtggccttaaTTATGTcccttcctactttctccgttatggcttccacttggcccaagtctttcgaaagcggacttcctttgattttgatcttcttgccgggctctctcttcatgcgttcttgggatcgtcgaccggagcaagtcctggagctgttcgtaCTTCTCTCCGTGATGTGaggttgccctgagttcttctaatgcttctcgaatcttatcataaggtgtattcaccgtgcgtctttcttcggcttcttgttgtgattttcttttatcgtattcagccaaatctgactcgtatctgatccaggcttctcTGCGCTGCCTAgcgcggtgttggcgcccttgcttcaacttgtttttcctttctctagcctgtctctaactctcggtttctccatcgtagccctgggcaaagggtgatatgttggattctgattcatctgatgacctgacatcgggtgcttctggggggtttaatggtgaccgaggacgtcgaatcATGAGCACTTTCCGTGCGTGAGccattctgttattggtgttagttttcatactgtcagagttgctgatgacttcagtagacgcCTCGATATcgcagattgagtctccttcttggtaaggtagaatagttgttgttgttgtgccgactagttaggttccgctatcttcaggaatggaacctggccagtggatgatacagtctagcgatgttattgttagcacgagaccctcctgggctcctgtcagtggtatcccaagcattggattgaaagacctttcgatctgttcttgataggattttgccgtgttgtcgagcccaaatggaaaagaactcgactttttgaaagaactctgagggtaatccgagttattttgggttgtgctctggaatcctgccaaaaaagaactcggtttcttaaaagcactcgaataagacttcatcttggacacggagcttgaattcgagtcggatgcgcgtagccgtgaaatcttattcgaatcggatattatgagctgcgcgaatcttctggtgagctgatccgtcgtagttgtcgaaataggaaattcttcatgctgatccggatctttgaggagatggctttggagcctgccgtagttgtccgcctcgcagatccatgagccgaagatgaaagttgatcccgtcgggaagatcatgttatcgaggtccatcgagctttcggatgcaaagtcgccgaaagtcccctacctggcgcgccagctgtcgatgtttcaccaccgatagcctaccacgggggtacctggggcagtatgttcgggcttcggcgtatgctgaactcgatggttaacgcaagagacagtcgatttatcctggttcaggccctcgatcatagatcgagtaataaccttacgtacagtcggcgttagcctttgcgttggattgatcgtgatatgttgtgttgtacaattgtcgtcctcttgtccaggagccctgccctcctttatatagtcaggaggtcagagtcctagtcggtttataatgagagttactagtagaattactgaatagtactactactaggattacaagagaagaatcctagttagactagatcttctttttcctttgtggggtatcctgtgggtcccgtatcgacaatagCTTCATGCTTTCTGAAAGTATCCTGTGTGTTTTGCTTTTCAGAAACAGAACCACTGTCAGTGTACTCTGAATTTGTTTGTCACTGTACTCTGAATTTATTTGCTTGATACAGGAAGACTCTGAATTTGTTTGCTTGATACAGGAAGCATTCAGTAAACCAATCAGAAAACAAAGATGAAGTATAACTCtatgaaaaagaaaacaaagaatcAAACACATCCTTTTGTTCAGCACCGAGCATGGCAACTGACATACACTTCTTACATGGCTACATCAACGTTGAATGTAGCAATGAATCCATGCACACAGCACATAATTCTGAACACATGCTGAAATCAATTTTATTTCAATCTTCAGAACACAGAATTCACATGGTTACATCCTTTTGTTCAGGCATTACACACAGAAGGCACAATTGCCATTAGCATTACACAGATCACCAACTCGAGTCCTGCAAACagatcaccaaaacaacactgagCCCTGCACTTTCAGGCATTACACACAGAAGGTGCAACTCGAGCACTGAAACAGGCAGCACTGAAACAGGCAACACAGCTCTGAGCATGGCCGGGCAGCCTCCGACACGGCGTCATGGCGGGCGAGGTTGATCCTGGTCGTGGCAGGCGAGGTGGAGGCGGGTCGCGTGGCCCAGCGCGGAGCAGCCTAGTAATGGACCGCGGCGTCGAGGTACAGTTGAAGGAGAGGCGGGTCGCCGTGGCCCAGCGCGGCGCAGCCTGTGAGCGGTCGGCGTGAGCGGGCCGGCGGAAGGCAAGAGCGCAAGGGGGCGGCTCCTCCTTCGGGGGTGCTCCTGCAGGGCGGCTCCTCCGGCGGCCGCCTGGCGGAGGACTCGCGGCGCAGGAGAGGCGGTGGCCGACGTGAGCGGGCCGGTGGAGGGGGCGCGCGCAAGGGGCAGCTCCTCCTCCGGGGGCGCGCGCAAGGGGGCGACTCCTCTACGGGGCGCTCCTCCTCCGGGGGCGCTCCTCCTCTGGCCGCCTGGAACGGAGGAGCGACGGGCGAGAAGAAAGAGCGACGGGGAAAGAAAGATGGGGTCGCGACGAGGGGAAAGGAAGATGGGGTCTTTTTTGCAAAACGGACTGAGGGCTGGCGGGCGTTTAATCGTAAAATTACCCCACCTCTCTCCGTAGCCACTGGATCTCAGATCGATGGTTTGAAACGGAAGTTTCCAAGGTTGCACAACAACCTTGGTTTGCATACGATACGGTGCCTACTTATATACGGTTATTTTTTTAATAACTTATGTATAACTATAAACTTTTTAAATAACATACATGTAAAAGCCAAAAGTGACCCCAATTCACAACGCAATCGTCGTCTCCCACCCTCCACTAACCCTAGCGACAGCAGCGCTCGTTTGATCACCGCGGGGACCTCTTAGATCTGCAAGGGGGCGGTCCGGCGTCCGGATCGAGGAGCGAAGATGACGGAGTCCCTGGTGCGGAACAAGCCGGGGATGGCCAGCATCAAGGAGATGCCGGTGGTGCAGGACGGGCCGCCGCCGGGCGGTTTCGCGCCCGTGCGCTACGCGCGCCGGATCCCCACCTCGGGGCCCAGCGCCACCGCCATCTTCCTCACCACCTTCGGCGCCTTCGCGTATGGCATGTACCAGGTCGGCCAGGGGAACAAGGTCCGCCGGTAAGTGCGCACCCAGTCAGCTCATTCAGTTGCATGTCTATTACATTGCGCATCTCATTTATGGCAGAGGCAGATTGCTTCAAATTGGTGGTAGTATGTTATAAGCTCGGAAATGGGTTAACGATGATCTGTACGCAAATGCACGTATCACGTCCCAATTGATATGTTATAGAGTTAGTCTGTAAGTTATGTAACATTAACCCATACAAAGTAGGAATAGTTGCCTAATTTCAATGGAACCAGATCCTTTAGGGCTTGTTCTGATGCCCATGTATCAACCTCAGTCCATGTGTATTGAGGTGGGTTGATGTGGAatttagttttaattccacaccaACCCGCTCCAATACACATGGATTGAGGTTGATATggacatctaaacaaggccttaatttAACTGTCTGCCTACTAGCTAAGAGATGGGTACTCTCAGTCCAATCAACTTTTGTTCATATGGATACTATTGTTTCTGAAAAATATGGTTTAGTGAACAATCAATCTTCTTACTGGCTACTTCTACAATGTAGCTTCTTGCTTGCACATCTTATGCATATTTAACAGAAGAAAAATGGTTGGCGATGCTGCCTATCTTAGGTGATGAATCACAGAGCCAGAGATACGCAATGGACTTCTATATTTGCAACTATGTTTTAGTTGGTTACTCAACTGTATCGGGACTGTCTTGGATATTATCTACTCTTGTGCTAAAATCATTTTTATGGCAGTAGAGGTGAATTGCGGAATTAGAATGATGGTTTCAGTATTGATAATTGACATATTGTAAGCCCTATTGTATCTTTGAAACTCTGGGATCAGTTTGATCCTTAAAGTTGAAAATTGTGACACCTTCTATGTTAGATCCCTGGTCTAAAAACTATTCTCACCCTAAGACATAGTGGTTTATGGCCTGTACCATTGCCATCAGTGCTGAGTTGATCAAAAGTACGAAAGTATCCTAATTTGAATATGTGAGGTTCCAAAGTTTAGGGATGGAAAACTAAGATATGCTAGGCTTGAAGGTTGAAATGTGGAGCTTCCTTCTGATTAGTATTGTATAATTACAAACTTAGAATGTTTTCATAGTTGCCATCAGTGTCCCTTCAGGCAAACCGTGCCATGCAGTCATCGTTAGCTCTTGGCAGTAGCGGTGTTTTTTTTtgtggcgggggggggggggggcggtgaaGGGTGGTGTTCAGCACCAGGGCATAGAGCCAGCAACCTTCACAGTACAGTCAGCGGCGGCAAAGGCTGATGCCATATGATGGTGTGACCCGAACATCACAGTGTCGCACACACCTAGGAGCAGTGGAGATAAAGAGTTGGATGCTCACGCTCACCACACGCAGGAGAGTTTCACACCTAACGGCCGTGGAGACAGAGAGTTGGATGCTCCTCGAGCTCACCTCACACCGTCTCCT
It encodes:
- the LOC136505310 gene encoding NADH dehydrogenase [ubiquinone] 1 alpha subcomplex subunit 13-B-like, which produces MTESLVRNKPGMASIKEMPVVQDGPPPGGFAPVRYARRIPTSGPSATAIFLTTFGAFAYGMYQVGQGNKVRRALKEEKIAARSAILPMLQAEEDERFVKEWKKYLEEEARIMKDVPGWKVGESVYNSGKWMPPATGELRPEVW